A genome region from Chloroflexota bacterium includes the following:
- a CDS encoding NADP-dependent malic enzyme, with protein sequence MYSIEELLAKAKQPAAEAMRLHPLYQGKIAITAKCPIRDLNDFAIWYTPGVAAPCQAISAQPELVYEYTNKANVIAIVSDCTRVLGLGDIGPEAGLPVMEGKALLFKYLGGVDAVPLCLDTKDPDEMIRAIKLIQPSFGGINLEDIAQPKCFYILDALRADPEIQIPVWHDDQQGTATVLLAGLLNALKIVGKELSAVRIAMIGFGAANVATLRLLRASGVDLGQVIVVDSQGILHRERRDIEEKQDQFPDKWAICQESNAENRRGGIAEALRGADVCIALSKPGPGTIKPEWVKGMAKDAILFPCANPIPEIWPWEAKEAGARIVGTGRSDWPNQLNNSLGFPGIFRGTLDVRARTITDEMCLAAAQELAQCAQDKGIHEEYIIPTMEEWEVFPREAVAVALKAQEQGVARLQATREELYARASAMIKAARDQVHLLMREGLIAPPPNE encoded by the coding sequence ATGTACAGCATAGAAGAATTGCTAGCAAAAGCGAAACAACCTGCCGCAGAGGCTATGCGACTGCACCCCCTCTATCAAGGCAAGATAGCAATCACCGCCAAGTGCCCGATTCGGGACTTGAATGATTTTGCCATCTGGTATACGCCAGGCGTAGCAGCTCCGTGTCAGGCCATCTCTGCCCAGCCTGAGCTTGTCTACGAATACACCAACAAAGCCAATGTGATTGCCATCGTCTCTGACTGCACCCGCGTGCTTGGATTGGGGGATATCGGCCCAGAGGCTGGCCTGCCGGTTATGGAAGGAAAGGCTTTGCTCTTCAAATATTTGGGTGGCGTGGATGCCGTGCCGCTTTGCTTGGACACTAAAGATCCAGATGAAATGATCCGTGCGATCAAGCTGATTCAACCTTCTTTTGGCGGCATCAATCTAGAAGACATTGCCCAACCCAAATGTTTCTACATCCTCGATGCGCTGCGTGCAGATCCAGAGATTCAGATTCCTGTCTGGCACGATGACCAGCAGGGGACGGCCACGGTATTGTTGGCTGGGCTGCTCAATGCCCTCAAGATCGTAGGCAAAGAGTTATCTGCAGTACGAATTGCCATGATTGGCTTTGGCGCCGCGAATGTTGCTACGTTGCGTCTGTTGAGAGCCAGTGGAGTGGATCTTGGGCAGGTCATTGTGGTGGATTCCCAAGGCATTCTGCATCGAGAACGCCGGGACATCGAAGAGAAACAAGACCAGTTCCCTGACAAGTGGGCTATCTGTCAGGAAAGCAATGCCGAAAACCGCCGTGGCGGCATAGCGGAGGCTTTGCGTGGTGCAGATGTATGCATTGCCCTTTCCAAGCCTGGGCCAGGTACGATCAAGCCCGAATGGGTGAAAGGCATGGCGAAGGATGCCATTCTTTTCCCTTGCGCTAACCCGATTCCAGAGATCTGGCCTTGGGAGGCGAAAGAAGCCGGAGCGCGCATCGTAGGAACAGGCCGTTCCGATTGGCCCAATCAGCTTAACAATTCGCTGGGTTTCCCGGGCATTTTCCGGGGCACGCTGGACGTGCGCGCCCGTACGATTACTGATGAAATGTGCCTGGCTGCAGCACAGGAATTGGCGCAGTGTGCTCAGGATAAGGGCATTCATGAGGAGTATATCATTCCCACCATGGAAGAGTGGGAGGTTTTTCCACGCGAGGCTGTCGCCGTAGCCTTGAAAGCCCAGGAGCAGGGCGTAGCCCGCCTGCAGGCTACCCGTGAAGAACTCTATGCCAGAGCCTCAGCAATGATCAAGGCGGCACGCGACCAGGTGCATTTGTTGATGAGGGAAGGCTTGATTGCGCCTCCCCCTAACGAGTGA
- a CDS encoding MoaD/ThiS family protein, with amino-acid sequence MKIIYRDKEWELKGNITVRDAIKKIGLQPEAVLALRNGRLITDDVIVKPDDTIHLIAVVSGG; translated from the coding sequence ATGAAAATAATTTATCGCGATAAAGAGTGGGAATTAAAAGGGAATATCACCGTGCGCGATGCCATCAAGAAAATTGGGCTGCAGCCTGAGGCAGTATTGGCCCTGCGCAATGGCAGGCTGATTACGGATGATGTCATCGTCAAGCCGGATGACACGATTCACCTAATCGCTGTGGTATCCGGCGGATAG
- a CDS encoding TIGR00269 family protein, translating to MKCRKCGETAVINMRQHRLSLCGEHFLEWVPQQVQRAIEHFHMFVPDERVLVAISGGKDSLSLWDILLRLGYAADGLYIHLGIANGGYSDVSQQKVERFAAERNARFMVVNVAGEYGLSIPEVARHKRGRSICGTCGLVKRHIMNQVAFEGGYHVLATGHNLDDEAAVLFQNALHWATGYLARQAPVLLSTHPRLVRKVKPLIRLYEREMAAYALVRGIDYIYEECPYSRGATTLFYKELLNQLEERSPGAKQMFYLSFLQARQEGRLLSAEASEVELGECQRCGQPTTVPDLCAFCHLWESTDQVQGSEEAERKEQVAGMPDDQMG from the coding sequence ATGAAGTGTAGGAAGTGCGGCGAGACAGCCGTGATCAACATGCGTCAGCACAGGCTCAGCCTATGTGGCGAGCATTTTCTGGAATGGGTTCCACAGCAGGTGCAGCGAGCCATCGAGCATTTTCACATGTTTGTGCCCGATGAACGCGTGCTGGTGGCGATCTCTGGGGGCAAGGATAGCCTGAGCCTGTGGGATATTTTGTTGCGCCTAGGCTATGCCGCAGATGGGCTATATATCCACCTTGGCATTGCGAATGGCGGCTATTCCGATGTTTCGCAGCAAAAGGTCGAGCGGTTCGCAGCCGAACGCAACGCCCGCTTCATGGTGGTCAATGTGGCGGGCGAATATGGTCTGAGCATTCCAGAAGTTGCGCGTCACAAACGGGGACGCAGCATCTGTGGCACTTGTGGTCTGGTCAAGCGGCACATCATGAACCAGGTAGCCTTTGAAGGCGGGTACCACGTGCTTGCTACTGGGCATAATCTTGACGATGAGGCCGCAGTGCTCTTTCAGAACGCCTTGCACTGGGCCACGGGTTACCTCGCGCGCCAGGCGCCTGTGTTGCTTTCGACGCATCCTCGGCTGGTACGCAAGGTCAAGCCATTGATCCGTCTCTACGAACGTGAGATGGCTGCCTATGCCTTGGTGCGTGGCATTGATTACATCTATGAAGAGTGCCCATACTCCCGAGGTGCTACAACGCTGTTCTACAAAGAGTTGCTCAATCAACTGGAGGAGCGTTCTCCTGGGGCCAAGCAGATGTTCTACCTAAGTTTTCTGCAGGCGCGGCAAGAGGGGCGCTTGCTTTCTGCCGAAGCGAGCGAAGTGGAATTGGGCGAATGCCAGCGTTGCGGGCAGCCCACTACTGTGCCCGACTTGTGTGCCTTCTGTCACCTCTGGGAGAGTACAGATCAAGTGCAAGGATCTGAAGAAGCAGAGAGGAAAGAGCAGGTAGCGGGCATGCCCGACGACCAAATGGGATAA